CAACTAAATATAAATTTGAACTGTCAATCTCTTCACCTGGCTCTACAACAACTTCATCCTCACGATCCCAGAAATAAATTGCTCCCGTACTGAGCGAAATCGCTATCAGATTACCACCTGGATCGGTAGCAATAGGAAGAAGATCGGGCTTTATTCTTCCTTGATAATTTTGATAGTTGTTGAATAGATTGTAACTATCATTAGAAAGAATACCGAAAAAAACAGATAATACTCCTTTATCATCGTATGGGTAATTTTTTTTAAATGGAAAAAGAAGATATCCATCACAAGCTGTCAAACTGTAATTTGCCAAAAAAACTTTATAATCATCAGGTAATTGAAAATTTAATTCTTCTTCCAGTTGCTTTATATCTTGTTGCGTAGGTAACTCATATTCATCCTCAACAAAATAGTAATGAAAGCTGTTCATTTTTTCTTGATATTTGTTCATGATAAATTACTTGTTATTTATTTTGATTAAATTAAGAGCGATCGCCTAATATAATGTAGTGTTGCGATCGCTTGTTCGGCTAAATTCACAAAAAGTCGATCGCTTTTCTATCTGTTGTAAGGTAAATATGTAGCTTGCAATAGGAGAAAGAAACATGGCAGAAGATCTATCTCAAGGAAAATGCGTTCCCTGTAGTGGAGATTTGCCCCCATTGAGTAAAGAAGAAATCAACTCAATGAAACCCCAAGTTCCTGAATGGGATGTAATTAAAGAAGATGATGAGTTTCACTTGGAACGAGTCTATAAATTTTCTGATTTTAAAACCGCCCTTGCTTTTACTCAGTCTGTAGGTGAAGCCGCAGAAGCAGAAGGACACCATCCCGTACTAGTTACAGAATGGGGTAAGGTGAAGGTAACATGGTGGACTCATGCAATTTCAGGACTGCATAAAAATGATTTTATTATGGCAGCAAAAAGTGACGATTTAGCCAAATCGGTTAAATAATCGCTTTAGGTTTTAGGATCGAGTGCATCTCGGAGTCCATCACCAATATAGTTGATACTCAAAACCGTTAAAAAAATTGCCAAACCAGGAAATAGTGCCATGTGGGGGGCAGTGGTGAGATAATCTTTAGCATCGAATAACATTCGCCCCCACGTCGGTACGTCGGGGGGAAAACCCAAACCCAAAAAACTCAAGGTTGATTCGGTGAGAATGGCATTGCCTACTGCCAAAGTCGCTGCGACGATAATTACGCCGAGTACATTGGGGAAAAGATGCGTCCAAATGATTCTGCTAGGTTTGGCACCTACTGCCCTCGCCGCGCTGACAAACTCCATTTCTTTTAGCTTTAAAAAATTGGCTCTAACTAACCGCGCTACAGACATCCAGTTTAAACCGCCAATTAACAAGACAATTAACACAAAAATTCCTAGTTCTGCACCTGCGATCGCTCTTAATGAATCGCGAAATAAATAGACGATTAATAACAATAAAGGTAGCTGAGGCAAGGCTAAAAACAAATCGGTCAAGCGCATTAAAATACCGTCGATAATTCCCCCGTAAAAACCCGCAATTGCTCCTACAATAGTTCCTAAAATTATGGAAACTACCATTGCAGCAATACCTACAGACAGAGAAATCCTGCCTCCCTGCAAGATTCTGGCAAGCTGATCTTGTCCCAAAGCGTTAGTGCCAAAAGGGTGTTGCCAACTAGGAGGTGCCGCAGAATTAGCAAAGTCAATTTTGTTAATAGAAACGGTATAAATTAAGGGAGCAAAAATAACTGCTGCAACAATTACTAAAATTACTACCGTTCCTAAAACTGCCGTGCGATCGCGCTTGAATTTTCGCCAAGCATTTTGCCATAAATTACTAGATTTTGTCGTTCTCGCGTCGCTCGCACCGTAGTTGACAAAGCTCATATTTATAAGTTACAAAAATAATACTGAATACTGGCTTGTTAATTAGTTGCGACTGTATTGAGGTTCTCTTCTCAAATTGCTAATTATTAATTATAATTAAAAGAATATAATTTTTAAAATTTAGTTTTAATATTATTTTTTTTATAAGCAAAATTGATATTTTTTATTTAAAATCTGCATAAGTTTTAAGCTTTATAAATAAAACAGTATTTTTAATTATGATTAGTAAAACTGCAAAAATATTATTAATTGCTAATTGCTTATGTTTATCTAATATTAATATTGCTTTAGCTCGTTGTTTTAATTGTGAAACTGCTATTGCCGATCGAGATACATTAGTAAAATTGAATCCAACTGTGGCTCAGAACCCAATCCCTAGAAGAGCCGCTAGCAGTCGCCAAAAAAAATCTCCCCAGCCAAATTTTTGGTGGGTAATAGAACAATTCGATCCGTTTGAAGGAAGATTAGTAGAAAGCTGGTCATCACAATCACAGGTAAAAGAAATCAGTTTAATAGTCAATTTGCGTTTGTGGACACTGATGGACTATTTGGGACGCTATAGTTTTGTCAATCAATTTGGTAGTACGGCACGAAACTACGGCTATAGTCTAAACATTTTTAGTACTCAAAAACAGCGTTTGGCAACTTATAAATATAACTCTGTAACTAATCCTCCTAAATGGGAAATTGATTTGGAAAGATTGGGCAAAGATAGCTTGAGATTGTCTCCTTCAGATCTCCAACAGTAAATTAAGATTAATAGATCGATAGATTGACGATAGATCGATCTGTGTTATTAATTTTATTTAATTGTCGCGCTTAGGTAAGATTAATAATGAGTTTATTTAATCAAATTTTAGATGCAGTTAATAGTCCCGAAAGAGAAGCAAGCTCTAATCAATTGGGTAGCATTCTCGATACCGTACAACAGTTGGGCGGTAACTACAATACCAATTCTTCTAACATTCAGTCCGCAATGTCAATTGTCGGTAACTTTACCCGCTCGGCTTTAAAACAAAAGCGCGATCGCAACGGTATGGGTGAAGTAAATCAAATTGTCAATCGCTATGGTGGCAATCAAGCTAATTCTCAGGTACTGTCAATGTTGTTTGGTACGCCTCAGCTACAGCAAATGACTCAGCAAATTAGCAGTCGAACTGGACTTGACGCTCGCACGATTCAAATGCTGTTGCCTATTTTAGTGCCGATGGTGCTGAATTTGCTCAAAACGGGAAATAGTAAATCTGCTGCTCGAGGTATGTCAAATGCAGTCACTCAGAATAATTCTGTTGTCGATCGCTTTTTAGATGCAGATGGCGATGGGGATGTAGATGTGGCAGATGCCATGATGATGTCTTCTCGTTTTTTAGGGCGTTAGGCTGAGTAGTTATGTAGTTAGATCTTGACAAAACGATATATATTTGTAACAATAAATACAGAAACTAAAACGTTCATCTCTTTTGGATTTTATAGTCTAAGAGACGGAAGTAGGGAATTTCTCCTGAAGGAACGCGCCTCACTATCACTACAAGCACCTTTTGG
This region of Myxosarcina sp. GI1 genomic DNA includes:
- a CDS encoding SMI1/KNR4 family protein, with translation MNKYQEKMNSFHYYFVEDEYELPTQQDIKQLEEELNFQLPDDYKVFLANYSLTACDGYLLFPFKKNYPYDDKGVLSVFFGILSNDSYNLFNNYQNYQGRIKPDLLPIATDPGGNLIAISLSTGAIYFWDREDEVVVEPGEEIDSSNLYLVADSFDEFMNSLEMEPV
- a CDS encoding 4a-hydroxytetrahydrobiopterin dehydratase, producing MAEDLSQGKCVPCSGDLPPLSKEEINSMKPQVPEWDVIKEDDEFHLERVYKFSDFKTALAFTQSVGEAAEAEGHHPVLVTEWGKVKVTWWTHAISGLHKNDFIMAAKSDDLAKSVK
- a CDS encoding ABC transporter permease: MSFVNYGASDARTTKSSNLWQNAWRKFKRDRTAVLGTVVILVIVAAVIFAPLIYTVSINKIDFANSAAPPSWQHPFGTNALGQDQLARILQGGRISLSVGIAAMVVSIILGTIVGAIAGFYGGIIDGILMRLTDLFLALPQLPLLLLIVYLFRDSLRAIAGAELGIFVLIVLLIGGLNWMSVARLVRANFLKLKEMEFVSAARAVGAKPSRIIWTHLFPNVLGVIIVAATLAVGNAILTESTLSFLGLGFPPDVPTWGRMLFDAKDYLTTAPHMALFPGLAIFLTVLSINYIGDGLRDALDPKT
- a CDS encoding DUF937 domain-containing protein yields the protein MSLFNQILDAVNSPEREASSNQLGSILDTVQQLGGNYNTNSSNIQSAMSIVGNFTRSALKQKRDRNGMGEVNQIVNRYGGNQANSQVLSMLFGTPQLQQMTQQISSRTGLDARTIQMLLPILVPMVLNLLKTGNSKSAARGMSNAVTQNNSVVDRFLDADGDGDVDVADAMMMSSRFLGR